From the Leguminivora glycinivorella isolate SPB_JAAS2020 chromosome 15, LegGlyc_1.1, whole genome shotgun sequence genome, one window contains:
- the LOC125234190 gene encoding activity-regulated cytoskeleton associated protein 2-like, protein MALSMTEEQLQRIIAALAPASRQGSFARCNAVYDGTGDNEAVKTFLSAIKVYKKIENIDDENALEGLTLLLKGDAAVWWEGAKSDVKSWTDFEDRLRHAFAPKIPADILYQKIIELKQDATTPTEKFVAKKRALIAQLPAPIPSETHQLHMIYGQLHLSIREMVPRSAFKTVDELLKLARSAEEILQEKRPNWEPKVPRYPKSRTGTSLDADNARSAADMDT, encoded by the coding sequence ATGGCCCTCAGCATGACCGAAGAACAGCTCCAGCGCATCATCGCAGCTCTAGCACCGGCAAGCAGACAAGGTTCATTCGCACGATGCAACGCAGTATACGACGGAACCGGCGACAACGAGGCTGTAAAGACGTTTCTCTCAGCCATCAAGGTGTACAAGAAAATCGAGAACATTGACGACGAGAACGCTCTCGAAGGGCTTACCCTCCTATTAAAAGGAGACGCCGCTGTCTGGTGGGAAGGCGCTAAGTCAGACGTCAAATCCTGGACGGATTTTGAAGATCGGCTTCGGCACGCGTTCGCACCGAAGATACCAGCGGACATCCTGTATCAGAAGATAATAGAACTGAAGCAGGATGCGACGACCCCTACGGAGAAATTCGTCGCAAAGAAGAGGGCGCTCATAGCCCAACTACCGGCACCAATCCCGTCGGAGACCCATCAGTTACATATGATTTATGGTCAGCTCCACTTAAGCATACGGGAAATGGTGCCGAGAAGCGCGTTCAAGACAGTGGATGAACTCCTGAAACTTGCCCGTAGCGCTGAGGAAATCTTACAAGAGAAGAGGCCTAACTGGGAACCGAAGGTTCCCCGCTACCCGAAATCAAGAACAGGGACATCTCTAGACGCCGACAATGCACGTTCTGCCGCAGATATGGACACATGA
- the LOC125234096 gene encoding uncharacterized protein LOC125234096 encodes MASPKPCASVSEESELSDGEVQVLDSSEPLGTASSSSSIRSVVISCGSARVLDSIEPLGHTSRVQVLDSDEPLVSAARSSIYDDPVPGPSGLAGPSGSVIVGDSGGSTSGTVGSSRRSSLTDDDEPRPDVADAAASDNDEELAHVPVPRPTGSSGRRMKPNKAEISQMWNWERVILSFDTEDKCLQFAEDRGLLPPKKRMCRIHKTEMSYTKSAGSCGKYRCRKGTCRSKSVSRAKGTWFEKASMPLFIIFRIMYCFSENMTHLATMKNVVSAAYDKVVSSATVTDWFHFCREVVMVYELEHQRGHGKIGGPNKIVQIDESKFGKRKYNRGRFIEGHWVIGMIEDGSDDLRLEVCPNNERSAEILVPLIKKHVAEGSIIHTDYWRAYMSLPEHGYIHRRVNHSDPENRFVAPDGTHTQRIESQWRGLKQVFRSKQRKLNFEEWLFDSIWRRRIHVNHLDPFEELIKAIKYVYKIDL; translated from the exons ATGGCATCCCCGAAGCCCTGTGCTTCTGTGTCCGAAGAGTCTGAGTTGAGTGATGGTGAGGTGCAAGTGTTGGACTCTAGTGAGCCGCTTGGCACGGCCTCCTCCTCCTCTTCGATACGCTCCGTGGTGATTTCGTGTGGTAGTGCGCGAGTTTTGGACTCAATAGAGCCGCTCGGGCACACTTCGCGAGTGCAAGTGTTGGACTCTGATGAGCCACTTGTGAGTGCCGCGCGTTCGTCAATTTATGACGATCCTGTTCCCGGTCCCAGCGGCTTGGCTGGCCCTAGCGGGTCAGTCATTGTTGGTGACTCAGGCGGTTCCACTAGTGGAACTGTCGGCTCTAGTCGTCGGTCGTCGTTGACTGACGATGATGAGCCGAGACCTGATGTCGCTGACGCTGCCGCTTCGGACAATGACGAGGAACTGGCACATGTGCCGGTGCCTCGTCCCACCGGGTCATCGGGCAGGAGAATGAAGCCGAACAAGGCTGAGATAAG cCAAATGTGGAATTGGGAGCGCGTCATTTTGTCCTTCGACACGGAGGACAAGTGCCTCCAGTTTGCGGAGGACAGGGGGCTCCTGCCTCCGAAGAAGCGGATGTGCCGCATACACAAAACGGAGATGTCATATACGAAGTCTGCCGGGTCCTGCGGGAAATACAGGTGCCGTAAAGGCACCTGTCGCTCCAAATCGGTGTCCCGTGCCAAGGGGACCTGGTTTGAGAAGGCCTCCATGCCCCTTTTCATCATCTTCAGGATAATGTACTGTTTTAGTGAAAACATGACGCACCTCGCGACCATGAAGAATGTGGTCTCAGCGGCATACGACAAAGTGGTGTCTAGTGCCACTGTCACGGACTGGTTCCACTTCTGTCGCGAGGTGGTCATGGTATACGAATTAGAGCACCAGAGGGGGCATGGCAAGATTGGAGGGCCTAACAAAATAGTCCAGATCGACGAATCAAAATTCGGCAAAAGAAAATATAACAGAGGAAGATTTATTGAGGGCCACTGGGTGATTGGGATGATAGAAGACGGGAGCGACGATTTGCGGCTCGAGGTGTGTCCCAACAATGAGAGATCGGCAGAAATTCTGGTGCCACTGATTAAAAAGCATGTTGCGGAAGGCTCAATTATCCATACAGATTATTGGAGAGCCTATATGAGCCTTCCGGAGCATGGCTACATCCACCGACGGGTAAACCATAGTGACCCAGAGAACAGGTTTGTGGCACCAGACGGGACACACACCCAGCGAATCGAGAGCCAGTGGCGGGGATTGAAGCAAGTGTTCCGGAGTAAGCAACGTAAATTAAACTTTGAGGAGTGGTTGTTTGACAGTATATGGAGGAGGCGAATCCACGTTAATCATTTAGACCCATTTGAAGAATTAATTAAAGCAATAAAGTATGTTTATAAAATAGAtctgtag